In Streptomyces sp. ML-6, the genomic stretch CACCGGCTGGCTGGAGCGGCGGCTCGGCGCGGTCGGAGTGGCGCACGAGAACGTCCTGCCGGTCGTCGGCTCCAAGGAGCTGGTGGCCTGGCTGCCGACCCAGCTCGGCCTCGGCGCGGGCGACCGGGTGGCGTACCCGCGGCTCGCCTACCCCACGTACGAGGTGGGTGCCCGGCTCTGCGGCGCCGAGCCCGTCGTCTACGACGACCCGACCGAGCTGGACCCGGCCGGGCTGAAGCTGCTCTGGCTGAACTCGCCGTCCAACCCGACCGGCCGCGTCCTGGCCAAGGACGAACTGACCCGGATCGTCGCCTGGGCCCGCGAGCACGAGGTGCTGGTCCTCAGCGACGAGTGCTACCTGGAACTGGGCTGGGAGGCCGAGCCGGTCTCCGTGCTGCACCCGGACGTCTGCGGCGGCACGTACGACGGCGTGATCGCCGTCCACTCGCTCTCCAAGCGCTCCAACCTGGCCGGGTACCGGGCCGCCTTCATCGCGGGCGACCCGGCCGTGCTGGGCGAGCTGCTGCTGATCCGCAAGCACGGCGGAATGATGACGCCCGCCCCGGTCCAGGCGGCGACGGTCGCGGCGCTCGGCGACGACGCGCACGTCGCCGAACAGCGCGAGCGGTACGCGGAACGGCGCACGGCCCTGCGCGCGGCCCTGGAGGCGCACGGCTTCCGGATCGAGCACAGCGAGGCCAGCCTCTACCTGTGGGCCACCCGCGACGAACCGTGCTGGGAGACCGTGGCGTACCTGGCGGAGCTCGGCATCCTGGTGGCGCCGGGCGACTTCTACGGCCCGGCCGGCGACCGCTTCGTGCGCGTGGCGTTCACGGCGACGGACGAGCGGGTCGCGGCGGCGGTCAAGCGCCTGGCGCCGTAGGCGAGCGATCCGGACCGGCCGGGCGTGTGGTCGGCCCAGCTTGTGGTGGGACCCGCTTGTGGTCGGATCGGACGGGCTCATGGCCGGTCCGGATCAGCCCCTGGCCGGTCCTGAACGGTTCGCGGTCGGTCCGCCGTACGCGCGTGAGGGGCCTCGGGAACGCAGCGCGTCCCGAGGCCCCTCACGCGTGGTGCGCCGGCCGGTGGCCGGGGCGGGTCAGGCGGGTCAGCCGAGCGGCAGGCCGCCCTCGGCCGCGCCGCCGAGGGTCTCGCCCGCGTTGCCCGCGAGGCCGCCCGCGGCCTTCTGCACGGTGGGGGCCGCCTGGGTGCCGGCCTCGCCGACGGTCCTGCTCGCGACCGGCAGGGCCGTGCCGACGAGCTTGCCGCCGGTCTCGTTCGCCGTTTCGGCACCCTGCCGGGACGCGCCGTCGACCGCCTTGCCGAGACCGGCGCCGTCCGTCACCTCGCCGAGGCCGGCTCCGTCGACGGTGGTCAGACCGCCGAGGTCCGGGGCCTGCGGAAGCGTCGCGGCACCCGCGGTTCCGGCCGCGCCGACCACGGGGGCGGCGCCTGCGGCGATCAGCAGCGCGGCACGGGCGATCCGGCGGGTCAGGGGGAGGGACATGATGCTCCTTCGACGGGGTGAGGAATCTGTCTGTCCGTTGATCGGACGCAATGACAACCGTCGTGAGGGCGGGAGAGGTTGCGGTGGGCCGAGGTAAAGAGTCGGTAACGCACCGCACGGTGCGCGGCGGCGGAATCCGGTCGGTCCACGATTTTCCGACTGGGTGGATGAGCCGTCACTCCCCTTGTACCGCAAGGAAATTGACGTTCTCTCAGGAAGTGACGGGGGAGGCCGTGGCGGTCCGTGCGGAGGAACGGCCGGGACGCCCCGGATGACCGTTGCGGGCGATCGGGCGAACTACTGCGCGAGCCCGATCCGGACCTTGGTGGTGCCCGATTCCTTGCGTTCCGTCCGCCAGCCCGCCCCGGCCTCCCACACCCGGTCCGCGTAGGACACCTCGTCGATCCGGAGCGCCTCGGAGCGCGCGACCGCCCAGTGCGCGAGCTCCCAGCCGCGCCGGTCCGCTTCCTTCCCGCCGCCCCCGGACGCCCGGGTCGCGCGCACCGGCACCGAGATCGTGCCCGCCGCCGGCGCCCCGGCCGCGGACTTCCCGTCCGCCGAAGTGACCCCCTGCGCGGGCAGCACGTCCTTGCCGAAGGCGCGCACCAGCTCCGAGCGCACCTTCGCCGGGTCCGCCTTCGCGCCCGCCGCCCGCGGCGGCACGCAGTTCAGCGAGGCGGGCGCCCGGCCGGTCAGCGCCGCCGCCAGCAGCGCCGCGTCCGGCTCGTGCTTCGCGTACGCCTGCGGGAAACCGCTGCGCTGGACCCGCTGCGCGGCGACGGTCAGCGGCAGCCGCGAGTAGCCGGGGACCTTCGCCAAGTGCCGGTAGAACTCACCGGCGGAGTAGACCGGGTCCAGGATCTGCTCCTCCGTGCCCCAGCCCTGCGAGGGACGCTGCTGGAACAGGCCCAGCGAGTCCCGGTCGCCGTACTCGATGTTGCGCAGCCCGGACTCCTGGAGCGCGGTGGCCAGCGCGATCGTCACGGCGCGCTCCGGCATCCCGCGCGAGGCGCCGACCGCCGAGATCGTCGCGGCGTTGGACGCCTGCTCGGGGCTCATCCGGTACGTACGGGCCCCGCCGTCCGAACCGTCGGCGGACTCCACCATGCAGCCCTCGACGAGCTTGCTGCCGGTGATGTACTGAACGGCCAGATAGCCGCCGAGCGCGGCGAGCACGAGAAGAGCCGCCGTGATGCGGAAGAGGCGGCTGCGGCCGGTGGGGCGGCTGGTGGAAGAGACGGTCCGGGACACGGGGCCACCGTACTGGAGTGTCCGACCGGGGCCGAGGGTCCAGGGGCCCAGGTTCGGATCATGACGCGCCCGAGGGGTCCGATCCGCCCCGGAGCGGACGAAAAGCCCTGGTCCCGCACGGTCCAGCCCGGTCCGCATGGTCCTGCCCGGTCCCGCCCAGGATTGGCAATCGGCAGTGGGACGGCCCTGCCGGCCGCGGGCGGGGTCGTTAGGGTCGGTGCCATGCCCGAAACCACACTTGACCTCACCCTGGACGGCCCGGCACTCACCGCCGCGCTCGTCGACTTCCCCTCGGTCAGCGGTCAGGAGAAGGACCTCGCCGACGCGATCGAGTCGGCGCTGCGCACGCTCCCGCACCTGACCGTCGACCGGCACGGCAACAACATCGTGGCCAGGACGCACCTGGGCCGCGCCGAGCGGGTCGTGCTCGCCGGGCACATCGACACCGTGCCGATCGCGGACAACGTGCCGTCCCGGCTCGACGCCGACGGCCTGCTGTGGGGCTGCGGCACCTCCGACATGAAGTCGGGCGTCGCCGTCCAGCTGAGGATCGCCGCGACCGTGCCCGCACCCAACCGCGACCTGACCTTCGTCTTCTACGACAACGAGGAGGTCGCCGCGCACCTCAACGGGCTCGGCCACATCGCCGACGCCCACCCGGACTGGCTCGCGGGCGACTTCGCGGTCCTGCTGGAGGGCTCCGACGGCGAGGTCGAGGGCGGCTGCCAGGGCACCCTGCGGGTCTTCCTGCGCACCGAGGGCGAGCGGTCCCACTCCGCACGCGGCTGGATGGGCTCCAACGCCATCCACGCCGCCGCCCCGATCCTGGCCCGCCTCGCCGCGTACGAGCCGCGCCGCCCGGTCATCGACGGCCTCGAATACCGCGAGGGCCTGAACGCGGTACGGATCGAGGGCGGCGTCGCCAACAACGTCATCCCCGACGCCTGCACCGTCGTCGTGAACTACCGGTACGCCCCCGACCGCACCGCCGAGGAGGCCCTGGCCCACGTCCACGAGGTCTTCGCGGACTGCGGCGTCGCCGAATTCGTCGTCGACGACCACTCGGGCGCGGCCATGCCCGGCCTCTCCCACCCGGCGGCCCAGGCGTTCATGGCGGCGGTCGGCGGCACCGCCCGGCCCAAGTTCGGCTGGACGGACGTCGCCCGCTTCGGCTCCCTCGGCATCCCCGCCGTGAACTACGGACCCGGCGACCCGCTCCTGGCGCACAAGCGCGACGAGCACGTGAAGGTCGAGCGGATCACCCACTGCGAGGAGCGCCTCCGCTCCTGGCTGACCGGCTGACCGACGGTATTCCCCTGGTCGTAACCTCCGGCGATCTACCCTGAGCTGACAACGGACGGCCGCCGTCGGACGGCCGTCGATCGTCGGAGGGAGCAGGTCATGGGCAACCCCGAGGGAGCGCGCGTCCCCGAGGAGCAGCGGCTCGGACCGGTACTGCGCCGCAGGGAACAGATTCAGCCCGGCACCACCGACCAGCGGCTGCTGGACACCGAGGGCGACTCCGAGTGGGTGCACACCGACCCATGGCGGGTGATGCGCATCCAGTCGGAGTTCGTCGAGGGCTTCGGCACGCTGGCCGAACTGCCGAGCGCCATCAGCGTCTTCGGCTCCGCCCGCACCCCGGCCGACGGACCCGACTACGAGGCGGGCGTACGGATCGGCAAGGCCCTGGTGGAGGCGGGCTTCGCGGTGATCACCGGGGGCGGGCCCGGCGCGATGGAGGCGGCGAACAAGGGGGCGCGGGAGGCGAAGGGCATCTCGGTCGGCCTCGGCATCGAGCTGCCCTTCGAGTCGGGCCTCAACCCGCACGTCGACATCGGGGTGAACTTCCGCTACTTCTTCGTCCGCAAGACGATGTTCGTGAAGTACGCGCAGGGCTTCGTCGTGCTGCCCGGCGGCCTCGGCACCCTGGACGAACTCTTCGAGGCCCTCACCCTCGTCCAGACGGGCAAGGTGACCCGCTTCCCGATCGTGCTGTTCGGCACCAAGTACTGGAGCGGCCTCGTGGACTGGCTGCGGGACACGGTGGTGGCCCAGGGCAAGGCGTCCGAGCACGACCTGCTGCTGTTCCACGTCACGGACGACGTGGACGAGGCGGTCGACCTCGTGACGAAGGAGGTCGGCCGCTAGACCGGGCCCGGGCTGGATCCGGGGCGGGCCGGGCCGTGCCCGGTACCGGGGCAGGCGTCCGTCCCGGCCCCGGCCCCACGTCCGGCCGGCCGCTCCCGTCCCGCCCTGGCCCCCGCGGTCCTCAGGCCAGGCCGCGGCGGGCCACCGCGGGCTCCCGGTGACCGGCGATCGACGCCACCATGTCCAGGACCTGCCGGGTCTCCGCCACCTCGTGCACCCGGTAGACCTGCGCGCCCAGCCACGCCGACACGGCCGTCGTCGCCAGCGTCCCGAGCACCCGCTCCTTCACCGGCCGGTCGAGCGTCTCGCCGACGAAGTCCTTGTTGGACAGCGACACCAGGACCGGCCAGCCGGTCTCCGTCATCTCGCCGAGCCGCCGGGTCGCCTCCAGGGAGTGCCGGGTGTTCTTCCCGAAGTCGTGACCGGGGTCGATCATGATCCCGTCGGGCCGCACCCCGAGCGCGACCGCCC encodes the following:
- the dapC gene encoding succinyldiaminopimelate transaminase — its product is MSAVSSRVSSRLPVFPWDKLAPYKSTAAGHPDGIVDLSVGTPVDPVPALVQQALVAAADSPGYPTVWGTAELRDAITGWLERRLGAVGVAHENVLPVVGSKELVAWLPTQLGLGAGDRVAYPRLAYPTYEVGARLCGAEPVVYDDPTELDPAGLKLLWLNSPSNPTGRVLAKDELTRIVAWAREHEVLVLSDECYLELGWEAEPVSVLHPDVCGGTYDGVIAVHSLSKRSNLAGYRAAFIAGDPAVLGELLLIRKHGGMMTPAPVQAATVAALGDDAHVAEQRERYAERRTALRAALEAHGFRIEHSEASLYLWATRDEPCWETVAYLAELGILVAPGDFYGPAGDRFVRVAFTATDERVAAAVKRLAP
- a CDS encoding ATP-binding protein, with the protein product MSLPLTRRIARAALLIAAGAAPVVGAAGTAGAATLPQAPDLGGLTTVDGAGLGEVTDGAGLGKAVDGASRQGAETANETGGKLVGTALPVASRTVGEAGTQAAPTVQKAAGGLAGNAGETLGGAAEGGLPLG
- the dapE gene encoding succinyl-diaminopimelate desuccinylase, which produces MPETTLDLTLDGPALTAALVDFPSVSGQEKDLADAIESALRTLPHLTVDRHGNNIVARTHLGRAERVVLAGHIDTVPIADNVPSRLDADGLLWGCGTSDMKSGVAVQLRIAATVPAPNRDLTFVFYDNEEVAAHLNGLGHIADAHPDWLAGDFAVLLEGSDGEVEGGCQGTLRVFLRTEGERSHSARGWMGSNAIHAAAPILARLAAYEPRRPVIDGLEYREGLNAVRIEGGVANNVIPDACTVVVNYRYAPDRTAEEALAHVHEVFADCGVAEFVVDDHSGAAMPGLSHPAAQAFMAAVGGTARPKFGWTDVARFGSLGIPAVNYGPGDPLLAHKRDEHVKVERITHCEERLRSWLTG
- a CDS encoding TIGR00730 family Rossman fold protein translates to MGNPEGARVPEEQRLGPVLRRREQIQPGTTDQRLLDTEGDSEWVHTDPWRVMRIQSEFVEGFGTLAELPSAISVFGSARTPADGPDYEAGVRIGKALVEAGFAVITGGGPGAMEAANKGAREAKGISVGLGIELPFESGLNPHVDIGVNFRYFFVRKTMFVKYAQGFVVLPGGLGTLDELFEALTLVQTGKVTRFPIVLFGTKYWSGLVDWLRDTVVAQGKASEHDLLLFHVTDDVDEAVDLVTKEVGR